A DNA window from Hevea brasiliensis isolate MT/VB/25A 57/8 chromosome 2, ASM3005281v1, whole genome shotgun sequence contains the following coding sequences:
- the LOC110652798 gene encoding phospholipase A1 PLIP1, chloroplastic, with the protein MACTSMTTPSTAATTMAAKDVFKDHKGLRRSDSSKDLRNQAVLRRSVSENHLCRSVSRIHAASMQPKLKSSRSFGIFPFQISSSLIPNSLRTFLFDPETSKDMDLNVTTVETSVESNEEEEVKRANWVERLLEIRSYWKNRQQKEGIDGDEICDVEENGDCIFYGDEDGCMVDYNLEEEEGEMKYDSETFSRFLVHVPWSDTKLFSKLAFLCNMAYVIPEIKAKDLRRSYALRFVTSSLEKKAEAAAIKAKLDQDSTHLTVDSLNKSKSDENSYSELKKRALRTSVYEIAASAACYVQSRTKSYTSCSPELHNECGCTEDAEGETSPRVYKSEVAAAVAASTMTAVVAAGEKEKQKAAKALQSLHSSPCEWFVCDDLSAYTRCFVIQGSDSLASWQANLFFEPAKFEGTEVFVHRGIYEAAKGIYEQFMPEIIEHLTTHGERAKFQFTGHSLGGSLALLVNLMLLTKKVVKPTALRPVVTFGSPFVFCGGQKILNDLGLDDGHVHSVMMHRDIVPRAFSCNYPNQVAQVLKRLNGSFRSHPCLIKNKLLYSPLGKLFILQPDEKSSPRHPFLPPGSALYELDKTRRGYSTSVLNAFLNCPHPLETLSDPTAYGSEGTILRDHDSSNYLKAVNRVLRQNTQVVVHKISKERNLLWPLLSSPSPHSWNHENNLESSMLVTKEVITV; encoded by the exons ATGGCATGCACTTCAATGACTACTCCTTCTACTGCTGCCACAACTATGGCTGCCAAAGACGTTTTCAAAGATCATAAAGGTCTTCGTCGTTCAGACTCCAGTAAAGATCTGCGCAACCAAGCCGTACTCCGAAGATCTGTCTCGGAGAACCATCTTTGTCGTTCTGTGAGCCGTATACATGCTGCGTCAATGCAGCCTAAGCTAAAGAGCAGCCGTTCATTCGGGATTTTTCCATTCCAAATTTCTAGCTCCCTAATCCCAAATTCACTTCGAACGTTTCTGTTTGACCCAGAAACAAGCAAAGACATGGATTTAAATGTCACTACAGTTGAAACTTCAGTGGAGAGCAATGAAGAAGAAGAGGTCAAAAGAGCAAATTGGGTGGAGAGGTTATTGGAGATCAGAAGTTATTGGAAGAATAGGCAGCAGAAAGAGGGTATAGATGGAGATGAAATTTGTGATGTGGAAGAAAATGGTGACTGCATTTTTTATGGTGATGAGGATGGGTGCATGGTAGATTATAACTTAgaggaagaagaaggagaaatgaaatatgatagtgaaaCGTTTTCGAGATTTTTGGTTCATGTACCATGGTCTGATACCAAGCTATTCTCTAAGCTGGCTTTCTTGTGCAACATGGCTTATGTTATACCTGAAATCAAG GCCAAGGATTTGAGAAGATCTTATGCCCTACGATTTGTAACATCTTCCTTAGAAAAGAAAGCGGAGGCAGCTGCTATAAAAGCAAAACTTGATCAGGACTCTACACATTTAACTGTTGATTCCCTCAACAAATCCAAATCGGATGAAAACAGTTACTCTGAGCTGAAGAAGCGTGCCCTTCGCACATCTGTTTATGAGATTGCTGCCTCGGCAGCATGTTATGTTCAATCACGCACAAAAAGCTATACATCTTGTAGCCCTGAGTTACATAATGAGTGTGGTTGTACAGAAGATGCGGAGGGAGAAACCTCACCCCGTGTGTACAAATCAGAAGTGGCTGCAGCAGTTGCAGCATCAACAATGACTGCAGTTGTTGCAGCAGGGGAGAAGGAAAAACAGAAGGCGGCAAAGGCCCTTCAGTCACTTCACTCATCACCTTGTGAATGGTTTGTTTGTGATGACTTAAGCGCATATACTCGTTGCTTTGTGATTCAG GGATCTGACTCCCTGGCATCCTGGCAAGCAAATCTCTTCTTTGAACCTGCTAAATTTGAG GGGACAGAAGTGTTTGTTCACAGAGGAATTTATGAAGCAGCAAAAGGAATATATGAGCAGTTCATGCCAGAAATTATCGAGCATTTGACTACACATGGAGAACGTGCCAAGTTCCAATTTACTGGTCATTCCCTTGGGGGTAGTCTTGCTCTTTTAGTCAACTTGATGCTTCTTACCAAGAAGGTTGTCAAGCCTACTGCTCTTCGACCAGTAGTCACCTTCGGCTCACCATTTGTTTTTTGTGGAGGCCAAAAGATACTGAATGATCTGGGGTTGGATGATGGCCATGTCCACAGTGTGATGATGCATAGAGATATTGTCCCAAGAGCTTTCTCCTGCAACTACCCCAACCAAGTCGCCCAAGTCCTCAAGCGTTTAAATGGCTCCTTCCGATCACATCCCTGTCTGATTAAGAAT AAACTGCTGTACTCTCCACTTGGTAAATTATTCATTCTCCAACCTGATGAAAAGTCATCTCCTCGACACCCTTTCCTCCCTCCGGGAAGTGCTCTCTATGAATTAGACAAGACCCGACGTGGGTACTCCACAAGTGTCCTAAATGCATTCCTCAACTGTCCCCACCCACTGGAAACTCTAAGCGATCCTACAGCTTATGGTTCAGAAGGTACAATCTTAAGAGACCACGACTCGAGCAACTATCTGAAGGCCGTGAATAGGGTTCTAAGGCAAAATACACAAGTGGTTGTTCACAAAATATCGAAAGAGAGAAATCTATTGTGGCCACTGCTCTCTTCACCGTCTCCACATTCATGGAACCATGAAAACAATTTGGAGAGCAGCATGTTAGTGACCAAAGAGGTAATCACCGTGTAA